The stretch of DNA CAAAAATAATCAAAATCTGTTTTTCTACAGCAATTGGAGCATAAGGAGGTTGTTTCAAGAGTTCAACCATACGTTGACCACGCTCTAATTGTTTACGGCTTGATTCATCAAGATCACTTGCAAATTGTGCAAACGCTTGAAGCTCACGATATTGTGCAAGGTCAAGTCTCATTGTACCTGCAACTTGTTTTGTTGCTTTAATTTGAGCTGCACCACCAACACGAGAAACAGATAGACCAACGTTAATAGCTGGACGGATACCTGAGTTAAAGAGGTCAGATTCCAAAAAGATTTGACCATCTGTAATTGAAATAACGTTTGTTGGAATATAAGCTGATACGTCACCTGCTTGTGTTTCAATAATTGGAAGGGCAGTCAAAGAACCTGCACCTAATTCATCGTTAACTTTTGCAGCACGCTCAAGAAGTCTTGAGTGTAGATAGAAAACGTCGCCTGGGTACGCTTCACGACCTGGAGGACGGCGTAGAATCAATGACATTTCACGATAAGCAACCGCATGTTTTGAAAGATCATCATAAACGATTAATGCGTGTTTACCACTATCTCTGAAATACTCACCCATAGAAACACCCGCATATGGCGCTAAGAATTGCATTGCAGCAGAATCACTAGCACCTGCATTAACGATGATTGTGTATTCCATAGCGCCGTGTTCTTCAAGTTTTTTTACAACTTGGGCAACAGTAGATTGTTTTTGACCAATCGCAACATAAATACATGTAACGTTTTGACCTTTTTGATTGATGATAGTATCGATTGCAATCGTTGTTTTACCCGTTTGTCTATCACCAATAATAAGCTCTCTTTGTCCTCTACCAATTGGAACAAGTGCATCAATCGCTTTAATACCTGTTTGAAGTGGTTCATGAACAGATTTACGTGCCATAATACCATGTGCTTTTTCTTCAACGAAACGTGTCTCAGTTGCGTTGATTGGACCTTTTGCATCAATTGGATCACCCAATGAGTTAACAACACGTCCAACAAGTGCTTCACCAACAGGAACACGAAGAAGTTTTGCTAATCTTTTAACAGAAGAACCTTCTTTAATATCATTACAGCTACCAAGAACAACGATACCTACACTTGATTCCTCAAGGTTAAGTGCCATTCCTCTCTCACCATTTTCAAACTCGACCATTTCACCGGCCATAACGTTTTTCAAACCATAAACATTGGCAACACCGTCAGCTACAGAAATAACTTTCCCTGTCTCTTCGATATCAACATTGAGCTCAAAGTTTTCAATACGCTCTTTAATGATTGAACTGATTTCATCAGCTTTCATTTTTGCTCCCACAAATTACTCCTTAACTTTCTTTTTATCTATTGTTATTGTTAAATTGCTTTTAAAATATGCTCTGTCATCTGAGCTTTTAAGCGCTCAACTGAAAAGCTTACTTCAACACCCAAATCATCCAACTCTACTTTAATTCCAGGATAACTGTTTTCATTAGCGTTTAATTTAATCTTAGCATTAAATTTTTTACTGAAATTTTCTTCTAACATTGCAATTTGTGCTTGACTCATTTTAAAGTTTGTCGAGACACTGCCTTCATAGGTATTGTTTTTCAAAGAGAGCTGATATTTTAACTCTTTTGCAACAACGGGAATTAGTTTTAATCGATCATTACTGCTCAACAATTTAATGAAATTTTGAAATTTCACATTTTTGTTTTCGACTAAAGAAAGAACAAGTTCTTCTTTTGCTTTTGATGTTACATCTGGAGAGAGAATAATGTTATTAAATTTCTCTAACTTAAATGCATCAACCAATTGAATCAACAGACCATAAACTTCTGTTAATTCGCTATCTTTACATCCACTCATGAGAGCATTAACATATTTTTTTGCTATCGCTCCACTCATTATGCAACCTTCTTATTGACAATTTTGACAATTTCGTCATTATCAAGAGAGATTGAACCCTCTTTAAACATTTCATCTAAAATTTCACACACAATCGCTCTTTGCATTTTACGACGTTCAATGCTGACGCGATCTTCAAAAGCTTTTTCTAAGCCTTCAATTTCAGCTTCTGCCTCTTGAGCAACTTTATCGCCTAAAAGAAGTGCTTCTTTTTTTGCAGTTTCAACAAGAGCCCTTGCATTTGCTTTTGCTTCTTCAACTTTAGCAAGCGCAATCTCTTTTTTGCTATTAGACTCTTTTAATTTTACTTGAATAGAATCTAATTTTGTTGCAATCTCATTTTTGCGTCCAAGATACCACTGTTTTGCAGCATCTGCAACATAGTAGTACATAATCGCAGCAAAAATTAGAAAGTTAATGGTTCTAGGAATAATATCGCTTGCCCCATCACTCTCACCACCATTGGCTAAAAGTGCAATTGGAGCTAACAAGAGTAAAAAATAGTTCATTTTCATCCGCATACTCCTTAAATATGGCTCAGTTTAGCAGAAACGCTCTCTTTGAAAAGAGGCATTTGCGCCAACAGACCATTTTTAAACTCATTTTTTTCTGACTCTAAAGCCTTCAAAAATGCTACACCTTGAGCTTCAATATCACTCTTTTTTTGCTCAACTTTTTTTGCAGCTTTTTCTTTAGCCTCGTTCAGTGCAGCTTCTCTAATCTTAGCTGCTTCCATTTTGCCCTCAGACAAAATTGTCTCTACTTCTTTATAGTAGGCTACAACGTCACTGGCATTTTTCCCTGCATTTTCTAAATCACGATTAATAGAGTTGTTTCTATTGTCGATAAACTCCAAAAGGGGTTTATAAAGCGTTTTGTTAAGAAGTATTAACAAAACTAAAAATACAGTTCCAGTCACCAGTAACAGTGCTGGGATAATATCCAACATATTTCTTGCTCCTTTAGCTCGAGATCAGACTCAATTTTTAAGATTTTTTTAGCACAAACAAGATTGCTGTATCAAAATTTTGCGCGAATTGTAACACAGCAAAGGAAAATAGTTTATTAAATTAATAAAAACAACTAATGAGATTACTTCAATTGCTCCAAAAAAGTATAGATTGCTTCACCGTTTTTAAAATGGATTGTAATAGTATTGGCTTTTGGTGTAGCCTCAAAACCAAGCTCTTTGAGCCTGCTTTTAAGTGTTTGGAGTTCTTCAGGAATAGCAGAAATGGTCTTTACATGTTTATTTATTGTTTCATCAGCACTTTTCAATTTTTTAACCAATGCCTCAGTTTCACGCACACTGAGTTTTTGACCTAAAATTGTATTGACGATAGTCTCCTCATCTTTTGGCTCAAGTCCTACCAAAACTTTTGCATGACCTTGGGAAAGGACACCCTCTGAAAGGTACTTCTTCGTTTGATCACTTAGGCTTAAAAGACGAATAGTGTTGGTAATTTGCGTTCGGCTTTTATGAATAATTTCAGAAAGCCCGTCTTGAGTTATTTTATACTCTTCAATCAACTCTTTATACGCAATTGCAAGTTCAACGGGGTTGAGATCTTCTCTTTGGATATTTTCAATAAGAGCAAGTTCACGTAGATTTTTTGATTCAATGTCGGCAACAATCGCTTTAATCTTTGTGAAACCAGCCAATTTACTTGCACGTAAACGACGTTCACCCGCAAGGAGCATATAGCCTTCATCTTTGGCAACAACGATAATAGGTTGAATTAAACCATGTCGCTTGATTGACTCGCTTAACTCTTTAAGAGCCGTTTCATTAAATGAAACACGCGGTTGATAAGGGTTAGGCGTAATACGTTCAATATCTATTTCACGAACTAAATCTTTCGCCTGTTCAATGTCTTGTTTGTAAGCCTCTTCAACATCCTCAATAATAGCACTTAATCCTCGTCCTAAAACTTTCTTTGCGCTCATCACATCAGCTCACTAAAATTGAATTTGCAAGATTTTGGTACGCTTTAGAACCTGGAGATTCTACATCATACAAAATAATGGGTTTACCAAAACTTGGGGATTCTGCAAGCTTAATATTGCGAGGAATGACCACATACGAAGCGCTCTCTTTATCAACAAACAGTTTACTTTTAAAGTGCTCTTTAAGATCTGCAAAAACTTGTTTTGAAAGATTGTTTTGTGTGCTGTACATCGTTGGTAAAAAGCCTTTAATTTCCAGTGTTGGATTAATTGTTTTTTTAATCAATTTCACGGTATTAAGCAGCTGAGCCAAACCTTCCAATGCAAAAAATTCACACTGAATAGGAATAATAACGGAGTTTGCAGCGCTTAACGCATTGATTGTAATACTTCCAAGTGCTGGAGGCGAATCAATGATAATATAATCATATTGGTCTTTAATTTCTTCAATTTTTGTCTTTAAAATAAGCTCACGCCCTTTTGTGTTGTTGTCGTAAAACTCTTTTTCAACACCTACAAGACCAATATTGGATGGTGCTACATGTAACGTTGAAAGAGATGTCTCAAGTATGACTTGCGAGAGACGTTTTCTGCCGATAAGAACGTGATAGATGTTGTACTCATAGTCACTTCTGTGAAAACCAAGACCTGTTGTAGCATTGGCTTGAGGATCAATGTCGATCAATAACACGCGCTTTTCAGCAACTGCTAAGGAGGCAGCCAAATTGATAGCGGTCGTTGTTTTACCAACACCACCCTTTTGATTTGCTATCGCTATAATCTCACTCATCGTAAACTGTACACCTTTTTATTTTCTAGCTCTATAGAGCCATCATCACACAATATCGCGTCACGCAACGAGACCAATTTGCCATCCAAATGGAAAGAGAAGTTTCTGTTTTGATCAAATTCTATCTTATATTTACTAAAAACTTTCTTCCACGATATTTTTTCCTCAACCTTTGCAATTAAATCTTCGGCTAAAGCATTTGGTGTAACGATGATATCTAAAATTCCGAAATTTTCGGGTGCACTGCAAATATTAAGACCTATTGAGCCTACAATAACAGCACCGATTTTGGTGGTAATCATCCCTCCAATTTTTGTGTCATTACAGTAAAAATCATTGGGCCACTTCAACCATACGTGCGAGCCTTGCTCCTCTAAAATCTGCTTCGTCAAAGCCGAAAAATAGATCGATACAGAGGCTAATGGTAAATCGAGCGGTAACTGTTTCTCTTCTACACAAAACGAGAAAAAGAGATTTCCCGCTTCTCCGATCCAGCTATTTCCACGACTTCCAACGCCATTGCTCTGTAGTGAAGCTCCAACGGCACATGGTGCAAGAAGTGTACCTTCGCGAAGTGAGGCGATAAGATACTGATGTGTAGATTCTAAGGTATCAAACCAGTGGATCACCAATGTTAAGCCTTTTTCCTCGAATATAATCTAGTGCTTTCATCGCATTTTTAGAAACGGGTTGAAGCGTTTTAAGAAGAAGTGAGCCTTTTTTACATGTAATAATGACACCTTCAGAGCTTATCGCTTTAATCACACCAGCAATAGCTTCATCTTCATGACTAAATAATTCAAGATCAAGCAGTTTTAGCCCCGATTCGATAAAGAGGCCTGGCCAAGGAGAGAGTGCTTTATACTGGGTGAGGATGTGATTGGCATTTTGTTCAAATGAGATCAGTCCATCTTCTTTTTTGATCTTTTTACAATGTGTTGAATTGGCACTCATTTGGGTCAAAGGAGAAAGCGATGTAAAATTTTTAAGCGTCGTTACGGTTAGTTTTGCCGCCAACATGGCTAATAGATCAAAAAGGATGGACGCGTTATGTTCTGGCTCAATTTTCAAATATGAAAATCCTAGCATTGCTCCGGTATCTAATCCCTCTTCCATCAACATAGAAGTGACGCCTGCGTAGGTTTCATTCGCAAGGAGTGTTGATTGGATAGGACTAGCACCTCGGTATTTTGGAAGTAAAGAAGCGTGAAGGTTAATGCATGGGGCAATATCAAGGACTGCTTTAGGCAAAATCTGCCCGTACGCGGCTACTACAATAAAATCAGGTTGATAAGAGGCAATTTTTAGTTGCGCCTCTTCTGTACGCAGAGATTTCGGCTGAAAAATTTCTACATGTAAATCTTGTTCGAGTAGCCACGCTTTGATATGAGGAGGTGTCAGTACTTGTTTTCGACCAACGGGTTTATCCTCTTGCGTAACGACAAGCACGATCTCAATATCTGCATCTTTAAGCAATGCCTCCAAAATCGTCGTCGCATAAGAAGGTGTCCCCATAAAAATGACGCGCATCTTAATCCTTACATGTAAAGAGTGTTCCACCTTTATGAACGCCCTCTAGCATATAACTTTTAACATCACTTAAATCAAAACCACTCGCAATAAACATCGATTTTTTGCGTTCAAGTAAAAAGTCTGCCGCTTTGAGTTTGGTGACAATGCCGCCTGTGGCAAAAGCAAAATTGGCTGATTTTTCAACTTCCAATTCAGAAGGCTCAATCTCATGAACGATTTTACGCATTTTTGCATCTTCGTGTTTGTGTGGATCTTTGTCATAATAACCATCAATGTCGGAGAGTAAGATCAAAAGATCTGCACCAAAGTAATAAGCGACACGAGAAGAGAGTTGATCGTTATCACCAAATACAAGCTCTTCGGTTGCTGTTGCATCATTTTCGTTAATGATAGGAAGAATTCCATTTTCAAGCAATGTGTCTATCGTACATTTAGCATGGTAACAGCGTTTTCGTGAATCAAAATCATCTGCTGTTAAAAGAAGCTGGGCACCACTTTTACCAAATTTCTCTAGCTTCTTGTTATACATCGCCATGAGCTGTGGCTGACCTACTGCAGCAATCGCTTGGCGATTGTGCAACAATTTTTTATCCAATTTTAAAAGAGAATACCCCGCAGCAACAGCACCGGAAGAGACCAAAATCACCTCATGCTTTTGCATAAGTGCCACTAAAAATTCAACTAAATTAAGAATACGCTCTTTGCATAAACGGTTTTGCTCGCTAAGGACATGCGTGCCAACCTTAACAACTACTCTTTTCATCACGAACCTTTGTTATAACATCAGATAGGGCATATTTAATCGGATCAATATTGATCTTAGAAACAGACGAAATTGGCATGACAAAAAATGGCAATGCTCGCTCTCTTTCATGCACATCTTGGCAATACGTATGTAAATCTTCCCGTGCTTTATATTTGCTTGCCAAATCATTGGCTTCAAGCCCAAGCAAAGCTAAGAAAGCATCGACTTTTTCATTGGTCTCTTCGGGGCTTAGTGTGTCACAACGTGTGAGTGCAATCGCATAATCGCGAATGGCTAGTTTCTCCGAAAAGTTTTTTAGCTCTTGTTGCAATGTAAAATACTGCTCTTTAAGATCACGATAATTGGCAAGATCAACCATAAAAAGTAAAAATTTTGTACGCTCAATATGACGCAAGAACTCAATACCTAACCCCTTACCTTCGCTAGCACCCCCAATAATTCCAGGAATGTCAGCCATGACGTAAGAGCGATAATCATCCGTTACAACAACACCTAATTTGGGTGTGAGTGTTGTAAATTCATAATTGGCAATTTCAGGTTGCGCATTGGAAACAACTGAAATCAGTGTTGATTTTCCGACATTTGGAAAACCTACGAGTCCAACATCTGCAATGAGTTTAAGCTCTAACTTAATCTCTTTTGTAACACCACCACGTCCAGGTTGCGCAAATTCAGGGCGTTGATTGGTTGAACTTTTAAAGTGCGTATTACCAAGACCGCCCATTCCGCCTTCTAAAAAGAGTTTTTTATCTTCATCTTCTAAAAGATCTAAAAGC from Sulfurospirillum oryzae encodes:
- the atpA gene encoding F0F1 ATP synthase subunit alpha, whose amino-acid sequence is MKADEISSIIKERIENFELNVDIEETGKVISVADGVANVYGLKNVMAGEMVEFENGERGMALNLEESSVGIVVLGSCNDIKEGSSVKRLAKLLRVPVGEALVGRVVNSLGDPIDAKGPINATETRFVEEKAHGIMARKSVHEPLQTGIKAIDALVPIGRGQRELIIGDRQTGKTTIAIDTIINQKGQNVTCIYVAIGQKQSTVAQVVKKLEEHGAMEYTIIVNAGASDSAAMQFLAPYAGVSMGEYFRDSGKHALIVYDDLSKHAVAYREMSLILRRPPGREAYPGDVFYLHSRLLERAAKVNDELGAGSLTALPIIETQAGDVSAYIPTNVISITDGQIFLESDLFNSGIRPAINVGLSVSRVGGAAQIKATKQVAGTMRLDLAQYRELQAFAQFASDLDESSRKQLERGQRMVELLKQPPYAPIAVEKQILIIFAGAKGYLDSIDVKSVGRFETELNSYVEAKYADIFEQLKAKKAIDKELEELLHKALSEFKATFAVK
- a CDS encoding F0F1 ATP synthase subunit delta — protein: MSGAIAKKYVNALMSGCKDSELTEVYGLLIQLVDAFKLEKFNNIILSPDVTSKAKEELVLSLVENKNVKFQNFIKLLSSNDRLKLIPVVAKELKYQLSLKNNTYEGSVSTNFKMSQAQIAMLEENFSKKFNAKIKLNANENSYPGIKVELDDLGVEVSFSVERLKAQMTEHILKAI
- a CDS encoding F0F1 ATP synthase subunit B, which translates into the protein MKMNYFLLLLAPIALLANGGESDGASDIIPRTINFLIFAAIMYYYVADAAKQWYLGRKNEIATKLDSIQVKLKESNSKKEIALAKVEEAKANARALVETAKKEALLLGDKVAQEAEAEIEGLEKAFEDRVSIERRKMQRAIVCEILDEMFKEGSISLDNDEIVKIVNKKVA
- a CDS encoding FoF1 ATP synthase subunit B', which translates into the protein MLDIIPALLLVTGTVFLVLLILLNKTLYKPLLEFIDNRNNSINRDLENAGKNASDVVAYYKEVETILSEGKMEAAKIREAALNEAKEKAAKKVEQKKSDIEAQGVAFLKALESEKNEFKNGLLAQMPLFKESVSAKLSHI
- a CDS encoding ParB/RepB/Spo0J family partition protein, producing MSAKKVLGRGLSAIIEDVEEAYKQDIEQAKDLVREIDIERITPNPYQPRVSFNETALKELSESIKRHGLIQPIIVVAKDEGYMLLAGERRLRASKLAGFTKIKAIVADIESKNLRELALIENIQREDLNPVELAIAYKELIEEYKITQDGLSEIIHKSRTQITNTIRLLSLSDQTKKYLSEGVLSQGHAKVLVGLEPKDEETIVNTILGQKLSVRETEALVKKLKSADETINKHVKTISAIPEELQTLKSRLKELGFEATPKANTITIHFKNGEAIYTFLEQLK
- a CDS encoding ParA family protein, whose protein sequence is MSEIIAIANQKGGVGKTTTAINLAASLAVAEKRVLLIDIDPQANATTGLGFHRSDYEYNIYHVLIGRKRLSQVILETSLSTLHVAPSNIGLVGVEKEFYDNNTKGRELILKTKIEEIKDQYDYIIIDSPPALGSITINALSAANSVIIPIQCEFFALEGLAQLLNTVKLIKKTINPTLEIKGFLPTMYSTQNNLSKQVFADLKEHFKSKLFVDKESASYVVIPRNIKLAESPSFGKPIILYDVESPGSKAYQNLANSILVS
- a CDS encoding biotin--[acetyl-CoA-carboxylase] ligase is translated as MVIHWFDTLESTHQYLIASLREGTLLAPCAVGASLQSNGVGSRGNSWIGEAGNLFFSFCVEEKQLPLDLPLASVSIYFSALTKQILEEQGSHVWLKWPNDFYCNDTKIGGMITTKIGAVIVGSIGLNICSAPENFGILDIIVTPNALAEDLIAKVEEKISWKKVFSKYKIEFDQNRNFSFHLDGKLVSLRDAILCDDGSIELENKKVYSLR
- the fmt gene encoding methionyl-tRNA formyltransferase; translation: MRVIFMGTPSYATTILEALLKDADIEIVLVVTQEDKPVGRKQVLTPPHIKAWLLEQDLHVEIFQPKSLRTEEAQLKIASYQPDFIVVAAYGQILPKAVLDIAPCINLHASLLPKYRGASPIQSTLLANETYAGVTSMLMEEGLDTGAMLGFSYLKIEPEHNASILFDLLAMLAAKLTVTTLKNFTSLSPLTQMSANSTHCKKIKKEDGLISFEQNANHILTQYKALSPWPGLFIESGLKLLDLELFSHEDEAIAGVIKAISSEGVIITCKKGSLLLKTLQPVSKNAMKALDYIRGKRLNIGDPLV
- the proB gene encoding glutamate 5-kinase; translated protein: MKRVVVKVGTHVLSEQNRLCKERILNLVEFLVALMQKHEVILVSSGAVAAGYSLLKLDKKLLHNRQAIAAVGQPQLMAMYNKKLEKFGKSGAQLLLTADDFDSRKRCYHAKCTIDTLLENGILPIINENDATATEELVFGDNDQLSSRVAYYFGADLLILLSDIDGYYDKDPHKHEDAKMRKIVHEIEPSELEVEKSANFAFATGGIVTKLKAADFLLERKKSMFIASGFDLSDVKSYMLEGVHKGGTLFTCKD
- the obgE gene encoding GTPase ObgE; the encoded protein is MFIDNVALTLSSGKGGPGCVSFRREKHVIQGGPDGGDGGRGGNVYFQIDRNTHTLSHFRNNQHLKAKNGEPGMGRKMYGKMGEHLIVTVPPGTQVLDAETGEVLLDLLEDEDKKLFLEGGMGGLGNTHFKSSTNQRPEFAQPGRGGVTKEIKLELKLIADVGLVGFPNVGKSTLISVVSNAQPEIANYEFTTLTPKLGVVVTDDYRSYVMADIPGIIGGASEGKGLGIEFLRHIERTKFLLFMVDLANYRDLKEQYFTLQQELKNFSEKLAIRDYAIALTRCDTLSPEETNEKVDAFLALLGLEANDLASKYKAREDLHTYCQDVHERERALPFFVMPISSVSKINIDPIKYALSDVITKVRDEKSSC